Proteins from a single region of Chloroherpeton thalassium ATCC 35110:
- a CDS encoding Pycsar system effector family protein yields the protein MSESNLLLKKASDSVYDLFKKKLSPDHVFHNFSHTYETVEAAKEIGSGMALSENELQILTLAAWFHDSGFVETCQGHEQKSAEFAGAFLAENGFAQEKIDQVKSCILATQLPQSPKNLLEEVLCDADMVHLGRKDYFEKCGVLRIEWERVHGKVFSEQEWLKLNIEFLTKQPYFTRYAQLAYNTRRSENLLRLYERLKELELELEEKAKKQTKKNDKKAEKKAEKKEKKTIKKAKEKDRGVERYMEVYYRTSSRNHVDFSAIVDHKANILIQTNALIISIIISLVVRKMEGFPQLIAPTFMLLLTCVVTIVFAILASRPKITTHNTTRDDITNKKANLLFFGSFINLKLDEFEWGMKEMLNDKAYYTESMIRDTYFLGKVLGKKYKFLSLSYDTFMVGLLLSVIVYIWAFTQY from the coding sequence ATGAGCGAGTCGAATCTGCTATTAAAAAAAGCTTCCGATTCTGTGTATGACCTCTTCAAAAAGAAGCTTTCACCCGATCATGTTTTTCATAATTTTAGTCACACTTATGAAACCGTAGAAGCCGCAAAAGAAATCGGCTCGGGAATGGCGCTCTCGGAAAATGAGCTCCAAATTCTAACGTTGGCGGCATGGTTTCACGATAGCGGTTTTGTGGAAACTTGTCAGGGGCACGAGCAGAAAAGTGCTGAATTTGCCGGCGCATTTTTAGCGGAAAACGGCTTTGCTCAGGAGAAAATCGATCAGGTGAAAAGCTGCATTTTGGCGACCCAATTGCCGCAATCGCCAAAAAATTTGCTGGAGGAAGTGCTTTGCGATGCCGACATGGTGCACCTTGGCCGAAAGGATTATTTCGAAAAATGTGGCGTGCTGCGAATTGAGTGGGAGCGCGTTCACGGGAAAGTGTTTTCAGAGCAAGAATGGCTGAAACTCAATATCGAATTTTTGACAAAGCAGCCGTATTTCACGCGTTATGCGCAACTGGCTTACAATACGCGGCGCTCGGAAAATCTGCTTCGGTTGTATGAACGCCTGAAAGAATTAGAGCTTGAGCTTGAAGAAAAAGCCAAAAAGCAAACGAAGAAAAACGATAAGAAAGCTGAAAAAAAAGCTGAAAAAAAGGAAAAAAAAACGATCAAAAAAGCCAAAGAAAAAGATCGTGGTGTTGAGCGTTACATGGAAGTTTATTATCGAACTTCATCGCGAAATCATGTCGATTTTAGCGCGATTGTCGATCATAAAGCCAATATTTTAATTCAAACCAACGCGCTGATTATTTCTATTATTATTTCGCTTGTGGTTCGGAAAATGGAAGGTTTCCCACAGCTCATTGCGCCAACATTCATGTTGCTTTTAACCTGTGTGGTGACCATTGTTTTTGCCATTCTTGCATCGCGACCAAAGATTACCACACACAACACCACTCGCGACGACATCACCAATAAAAAGGCAAACTTGCTCTTTTTTGGCTCATTTATAAATCTCAAATTAGATGAATTCGAATGGGGCATGAAAGAAATGCTGAATGATAAAGCTTACTACACGGAAAGCATGATTCGCGACACGTATTTTCTTGGGAAAGTGCTTGGGAAAAAATATAAATTCCTAAGTTTATCATACGATACATTTATGGTGGGACTGTTGCTTTCGGTCATCGTATATATTTGGGCTTTCACACAGTATTGA
- the dtd gene encoding D-aminoacyl-tRNA deacylase yields the protein MRVLVQRVAHASVVVAGETIGKISRGLLLLVGVTHTDSQNDLEWMAKKILKLRIFEDDEGKMNRSVEDVGGAILAVSQFTLYGDARKGNRPSFLEAARPEQAQASYQDFVKMLKLLGSVPVETGQFAAHMEVSLLNDGPVTLMLESPTKEEK from the coding sequence ATGAGAGTTTTGGTTCAGCGCGTTGCGCATGCGTCGGTTGTCGTTGCTGGCGAAACAATTGGCAAGATTTCGCGTGGTTTGTTGCTGCTTGTTGGGGTGACGCATACGGATTCGCAAAACGATCTTGAATGGATGGCGAAAAAAATTTTAAAGCTACGCATTTTTGAAGATGATGAGGGAAAAATGAACCGTTCGGTAGAAGACGTTGGCGGTGCGATTTTGGCCGTTTCGCAATTCACGCTTTATGGCGACGCCCGTAAAGGCAATCGCCCGAGTTTTCTGGAGGCGGCGCGTCCCGAACAAGCTCAGGCGAGCTATCAGGATTTTGTGAAAATGTTGAAATTGCTGGGTTCTGTTCCAGTAGAAACCGGACAATTTGCAGCGCATATGGAAGTATCGCTTTTGAACGACGGTCCGGTTACGCTAATGCTCGAGTCGCCAACCAAGGAGGAAAAATGA
- the kdsB gene encoding 3-deoxy-manno-octulosonate cytidylyltransferase produces the protein MKAVIVIPARLKSTRLPEKMLVDLDGKPLVVRTYEQAKKSRLASDVLLAVDSKRLLDIAESFGCKAVLTPENLQSGTDRIAFAAKSIDADVVINVQGDEPLIPPEMIDSAILPFIENAALPCATLIQPIVSDVPEILQNPNVVKVVTDKNGYALYFSRSPIPYQRNSDAQPKIFRHIGLYAFRKPALETFTTLPPSMLEETERLEQLRLLENGIRIKCVITNLDSQAVDTADDLAKVKAILAKKLK, from the coding sequence ATGAAAGCTGTTATTGTGATTCCGGCCAGATTAAAATCAACCAGATTGCCGGAAAAAATGCTCGTTGATTTAGATGGAAAACCGCTGGTGGTGCGCACCTACGAGCAGGCCAAAAAATCGCGTTTGGCGAGCGACGTGCTGCTGGCTGTCGACAGCAAAAGACTTTTAGACATCGCAGAATCGTTTGGTTGCAAAGCCGTTTTAACGCCGGAAAATCTTCAATCGGGCACAGATAGAATTGCTTTTGCCGCCAAATCGATCGACGCCGATGTGGTGATCAATGTGCAAGGTGACGAACCGCTAATTCCGCCCGAAATGATCGATAGCGCAATTTTGCCATTTATAGAAAATGCGGCGTTGCCGTGCGCCACATTGATTCAGCCGATCGTGTCGGATGTGCCGGAAATTTTGCAAAATCCAAATGTGGTGAAAGTCGTCACAGATAAAAACGGCTATGCGCTTTATTTTTCGCGTAGTCCTATTCCGTATCAGCGCAATTCGGACGCCCAGCCAAAAATTTTTCGGCACATTGGCCTCTATGCGTTTAGAAAACCCGCGCTCGAAACTTTCACAACATTGCCGCCTTCAATGCTTGAGGAAACAGAGCGTTTGGAGCAGCTTCGTTTGCTGGAAAACGGCATTAGGATCAAATGTGTGATAACAAACTTAGACTCTCAGGCGGTTGATACTGCCGACGATCTGGCAAAAGTAAAAGCCATTTTGGCGAAAAAACTAAAGTAG
- a CDS encoding class II fumarate hydratase encodes MSETAFRIEKDSMGELQVPATALYAAQTQRAVQNFPISGLTMPPAFIKAVGMVKKAAALVNMQLGTLDKEMGEAIIKAADEVISGKHNAHFPIDVFQTGSGTSTNMNTNEVIATLASQFCGKKVSPNDHVNMGQSSNDVIPTAIHVSAAVQVQEHLLPSLQHLVSVMEKKAEEVDGFTKTGRTHLMDAMPVRMSQELAGWAAQIKNGIERVKSTQARLHKLAQGGTAVGTGINAHPEFAAKFAAQLGEVTGLTFAPNDCFFESLSTQDTAVELSGQLKVIAVSMMKIANDLRWMNSGPLAGLGEIELPALQPGSSIMPGKVNPVIPEAATMVSAQVIGNDATITVAGQAGNFQLNVMLPVIAYNLLQSIELLANMAVVLADKAIAGFTVREDNIKEPLAKNPILVTALNPIIGYLKAAEIAKKSYKEQRPVLDVAEEETELSREELEKLLDPRKLTEGGIQG; translated from the coding sequence ATGTCTGAAACAGCGTTTCGCATAGAAAAAGATAGCATGGGCGAACTGCAAGTGCCTGCAACCGCACTTTATGCAGCACAAACCCAACGCGCCGTACAAAATTTTCCAATTAGCGGCTTGACCATGCCACCGGCATTTATCAAGGCGGTTGGAATGGTGAAAAAAGCGGCAGCGCTTGTCAATATGCAACTTGGGACGCTCGATAAAGAAATGGGTGAGGCGATCATTAAAGCCGCCGATGAAGTGATTTCTGGAAAACACAATGCACATTTTCCGATTGATGTGTTTCAGACCGGTTCAGGCACCAGCACGAATATGAATACCAATGAGGTCATTGCAACTCTCGCTTCACAGTTTTGTGGGAAAAAGGTCAGCCCAAACGACCATGTCAACATGGGGCAGAGCAGCAACGACGTCATTCCAACTGCCATTCATGTTAGTGCTGCGGTTCAAGTTCAGGAGCACTTGCTGCCATCGCTTCAGCATCTTGTTTCCGTTATGGAAAAGAAAGCGGAAGAAGTAGATGGTTTCACCAAAACAGGCCGCACGCATCTTATGGACGCGATGCCGGTTCGCATGAGCCAAGAACTTGCCGGATGGGCGGCGCAAATCAAAAACGGCATCGAGCGCGTGAAATCTACGCAGGCGCGATTGCACAAACTTGCGCAAGGTGGCACGGCGGTTGGTACAGGCATCAACGCACATCCAGAATTTGCTGCAAAATTTGCGGCTCAGCTTGGCGAAGTGACAGGCCTTACTTTTGCACCGAACGATTGCTTTTTTGAAAGTCTCAGCACGCAAGACACAGCAGTTGAGCTTTCCGGTCAATTGAAAGTCATTGCGGTCAGCATGATGAAAATTGCCAACGATCTTCGCTGGATGAACAGCGGCCCGCTCGCCGGCTTGGGCGAAATCGAGCTACCAGCGCTTCAACCGGGCAGCAGCATCATGCCGGGCAAAGTCAATCCGGTGATTCCCGAAGCTGCAACGATGGTCAGCGCTCAGGTTATTGGCAACGACGCGACGATTACCGTTGCCGGTCAGGCCGGAAACTTCCAGCTTAATGTCATGCTGCCGGTGATTGCTTACAACTTGCTTCAAAGCATTGAACTGCTTGCTAATATGGCTGTTGTGTTGGCCGATAAAGCCATCGCTGGCTTTACAGTTCGCGAGGATAATATCAAAGAACCGCTCGCCAAAAACCCGATTTTGGTAACGGCGCTGAATCCGATTATCGGCTACTTGAAAGCGGCTGAGATTGCGAAAAAATCCTACAAGGAGCAGCGTCCGGTGTTGGATGTGGCCGAAGAGGAAACCGAGCTTTCGCGTGAGGAATTGGAAAAACTGCTTGATCCGAGAAAGCTCACAGAAGGTGGCATTCAAGGTTAA
- a CDS encoding class I SAM-dependent DNA methyltransferase: MKILTPLYKLIDLRAAYRFLDSKLPDFFLPAVFNWFYKFSSDPFDLEKSDYEAHKFALVAKCVQEIHVKNALDIGCGTGVLTEKISHFCTHILGIDFSTEAIETAKNRCAGQSNIRFLAADIRAFQPPETYDLVLCSEVLYYVGEPDLEKFLGLLHVALSENGRLIVVDAADDGYTQSKLSQYFHLVKKSEERNWFRPFSVRVFAKIEPGQK, translated from the coding sequence ATGAAAATTCTAACGCCGCTTTATAAACTCATTGATCTGCGCGCCGCTTACCGTTTTTTGGATTCAAAACTTCCCGATTTTTTTCTTCCCGCTGTTTTCAATTGGTTCTACAAATTTTCGTCCGACCCATTCGATTTGGAAAAATCCGATTACGAGGCGCATAAATTCGCTTTAGTTGCCAAGTGTGTTCAGGAAATTCATGTAAAAAATGCACTCGATATTGGTTGCGGAACGGGCGTTTTAACCGAAAAAATCAGCCATTTTTGCACGCATATTCTGGGAATTGATTTTTCTACCGAAGCCATTGAAACTGCAAAAAATCGTTGCGCTGGCCAGTCAAATATTCGTTTTTTAGCTGCCGATATTCGCGCTTTTCAACCGCCAGAAACTTATGACCTGGTGCTTTGCTCCGAAGTGCTTTATTACGTTGGGGAACCTGATTTGGAAAAATTTCTCGGCCTGCTTCATGTGGCGCTTTCAGAAAACGGTCGGCTCATTGTGGTCGATGCTGCTGACGACGGCTACACCCAAAGTAAACTCAGCCAATATTTCCATTTAGTTAAGAAATCGGAAGAGCGGAATTGGTTTCGGCCATTTTCGGTTCGTGTATTTGCAAAAATTGAACCTGGCCAAAAATAG
- a CDS encoding TIGR04282 family arsenosugar biosynthesis glycosyltransferase, with product MRRLPPETEHKTTHVTSESQQIPAKSDTDSAPKKPARARRSRPKIQPPNGRNAAILFTSSPAKERKRFSPLLPKEGNQEIAANLLLQTLGKLRDFSIQEDFDLIIVSDEAFNENLAVKYHGQFLLHRGKNFAQRITNAIKDTLALGYEKAALVGNDCPMLSQRDFQKSFHYISESAVVFGPAKDGGIYLAGFPRAILTSGIAIEKLPWKTHCILTDLISCFTTQDFDVMLLREKEDLDNISDLANFINAFDSTDESSF from the coding sequence ATGAGAAGATTACCACCTGAAACAGAACATAAAACGACACATGTGACTTCTGAATCCCAGCAAATTCCCGCTAAGTCAGACACGGACAGCGCGCCCAAAAAGCCAGCGCGCGCCAGAAGAAGCCGACCAAAAATTCAGCCGCCAAATGGACGAAACGCTGCCATTCTTTTCACTTCTTCTCCAGCTAAAGAACGCAAGCGTTTTTCGCCGCTGCTTCCCAAAGAAGGCAATCAGGAAATCGCTGCGAATTTGCTATTGCAAACGCTCGGCAAACTTCGCGATTTTTCCATCCAAGAAGATTTCGATTTGATTATCGTCAGCGACGAAGCCTTTAATGAAAATTTAGCCGTGAAATATCACGGGCAATTTTTATTGCATCGCGGCAAAAATTTTGCTCAGCGCATTACCAATGCAATTAAAGACACGCTAGCGCTCGGCTATGAAAAAGCTGCGCTTGTGGGCAACGACTGCCCCATGCTTTCCCAACGTGATTTTCAAAAATCGTTTCACTACATTAGCGAGTCGGCGGTTGTGTTTGGACCCGCAAAAGACGGCGGCATCTACTTGGCCGGATTTCCACGAGCCATTTTAACTTCAGGCATTGCCATCGAAAAGCTGCCTTGGAAAACACACTGCATCCTAACCGATTTGATTTCCTGCTTTACCACCCAGGACTTTGACGTGATGCTTTTGAGGGAAAAAGAAGACCTTGATAACATCTCCGATTTAGCTAACTTTATCAACGCGTTTGATAGCACCGACGAATCGTCGTTTTAG
- a CDS encoding RidA family protein — translation MSIIEEKIEALGLSLPKAAKPVAVYVPAVKSNDLIFTAGQLPSIDGKLITPGGVGKVNEQNKEAAKKAAEVATLNALAAIKLVAESLDHVKQILKVTVFVASESGFSGQPFVANGASELLEKVFEKSGIHARSAVGVSELPLNASVEVELIASLNSNLI, via the coding sequence ATGTCAATTATTGAAGAAAAAATCGAGGCGTTGGGACTTAGCTTGCCAAAAGCAGCCAAACCCGTTGCCGTTTATGTTCCCGCAGTCAAAAGCAACGATTTGATTTTTACGGCAGGTCAGTTGCCAAGCATCGATGGAAAATTAATAACGCCAGGCGGTGTGGGAAAAGTAAATGAACAGAATAAAGAAGCGGCTAAAAAAGCAGCCGAAGTGGCAACGCTAAATGCGTTGGCTGCAATTAAGTTGGTGGCTGAAAGCTTAGATCATGTAAAGCAAATTTTGAAGGTCACGGTGTTTGTGGCAAGTGAAAGCGGCTTTAGCGGCCAGCCTTTTGTTGCCAACGGTGCATCGGAGTTGCTCGAAAAGGTTTTTGAAAAATCCGGCATTCACGCGCGAAGTGCGGTGGGTGTATCGGAATTGCCATTAAACGCGAGCGTCGAAGTCGAATTAATTGCGTCGCTCAATAGCAATCTTATATAA
- a CDS encoding SixA phosphatase family protein has product MKTVLLVRHAKSSWDDPDMKDFDRPLNKRGKRDAPFMGSLLAQKNFQPELIVASPAKRTLITAQLIAAEIEYEQEKILTDPRLYEESFNFYLDVIKSWGDQLSKIMLVGHNPIMTSMINYLANYGLENLPTGAMFCAEMNIDSWSNVSSGLAKCYFYEYPKKYLSK; this is encoded by the coding sequence ATGAAAACGGTATTGCTCGTTCGTCATGCAAAATCAAGCTGGGACGATCCAGACATGAAAGATTTTGACAGGCCGTTGAACAAAAGAGGCAAACGCGATGCGCCATTTATGGGAAGTTTGCTTGCGCAGAAGAATTTTCAGCCGGAGTTAATTGTGGCAAGCCCGGCCAAAAGAACCTTGATCACCGCTCAGCTCATCGCAGCGGAGATCGAGTATGAGCAAGAGAAGATTTTAACCGACCCGCGACTCTATGAAGAAAGCTTCAATTTTTACCTCGACGTAATCAAAAGCTGGGGCGATCAGTTGAGCAAAATAATGCTTGTGGGGCACAACCCGATTATGACGTCTATGATCAATTATCTGGCCAATTATGGCTTGGAAAATCTTCCTACTGGCGCAATGTTTTGTGCTGAAATGAATATCGACTCGTGGTCAAACGTTTCGTCAGGTTTGGCGAAATGCTACTTTTATGAATATCCCAAAAAATACCTTAGCAAATAA
- a CDS encoding DUF192 domain-containing protein, translating into MNMVRKFFSKTPFALVLLGILAFFSTGCNQETRSSQLAPPKKAQPTTKHGNLRKLRIDTNTVWVEIADSDSKRREGLMWRDSLPTNQGMLFVFPYAEMQSFWMRNTYIPLDLVYVDDNWMITDIHHMEPIVDTIFFKSSKPVPYAVELNQGWCETHGVKVGDTVVLH; encoded by the coding sequence ATGAACATGGTCAGAAAATTTTTCTCAAAAACGCCTTTTGCACTCGTTCTTTTAGGCATTTTAGCGTTTTTTAGCACCGGCTGCAATCAGGAAACGAGAAGCTCGCAGCTTGCCCCGCCCAAAAAAGCGCAGCCAACAACGAAGCACGGCAATTTGCGGAAACTGCGCATCGATACAAACACCGTGTGGGTGGAAATTGCCGATAGCGACAGCAAACGCCGCGAAGGCCTCATGTGGCGCGATTCTTTACCGACAAATCAAGGGATGTTGTTTGTTTTTCCTTACGCGGAAATGCAATCTTTTTGGATGAGAAACACCTACATTCCGCTTGATTTGGTTTATGTCGACGACAATTGGATGATTACAGACATTCACCACATGGAACCGATTGTGGATACAATTTTTTTCAAATCGTCCAAACCCGTTCCTTATGCAGTGGAATTAAATCAAGGCTGGTGCGAAACGCATGGCGTTAAGGTGGGCGATACGGTTGTGCTGCACTAA
- a CDS encoding ABC transporter ATP-binding protein: MTVFTVENIGKHFGVKRLFENVSFGIDEKDKVGLIGVNGSGKTTLLRIIAGLEPPDTGKVMISNQKVISFLPQDAPFNPDDTVLEAILRSSNKVMNLIYEYELVCSELEKSGGTDEGLVHKMSELSNDIEIAGAWEIEANARTVLSKLGIHDTDRKMGLLSGGQRKRVALAHALLAPADLLILDEPTNHLDADTVTWLENYLQRFTGAVLLVTHDRYFLDRVTNRMIELDGISSKTFTGGYSSYLLQKQELEEREAVMEKKRNALIKNEIEWLRTGCKARTTKQKARIERAEEMMAAPKKQSQKELDIDFKAGRLGKKIIEFHKVSKSYGEKTLVKDFEYLLQKGDKLGIIGANGSGKTTLLEMVMGKIAPDSGHIDTGETVCIGYYDQESRDLDESKRVIEYIREEAEHIKAGDGTLISAGKMLERFLFTPNAQYSYIGTLSGGERRRLYLLRQLMKSPNVLILDEPTNDLDIPTLIALEDYLDSFSGCLIIVSHDRYFLDRTVEHIFAFEGEGKIKEYPGNYSLYLELKARQTSEENAKSEKKEKPKTAPKPNNNPRKLSYKEKRELEQLEKDIAAAEERQSEIETALGEVGSDFEKMQALTEELHQLTETLEQKMERWAELAELA; encoded by the coding sequence ATGACTGTATTCACTGTTGAAAATATTGGCAAGCATTTCGGCGTGAAGCGCCTGTTTGAAAATGTCTCTTTTGGCATTGATGAAAAGGATAAAGTCGGGCTAATTGGCGTGAACGGTTCGGGAAAAACCACCCTGCTTAGAATCATCGCCGGCCTTGAGCCGCCCGACACCGGCAAGGTGATGATTTCCAATCAAAAAGTCATTTCCTTTCTCCCGCAAGACGCGCCGTTCAATCCAGACGACACCGTGCTGGAAGCCATTTTGCGCTCGAGCAACAAGGTGATGAACCTCATTTACGAATACGAATTGGTGTGTTCGGAACTTGAAAAATCCGGCGGCACGGACGAGGGGTTGGTTCATAAAATGAGCGAGCTTTCAAACGACATTGAAATTGCCGGCGCGTGGGAAATCGAGGCCAACGCCCGCACGGTGCTTTCCAAATTGGGGATTCACGACACCGACCGCAAAATGGGATTGCTTTCCGGCGGACAGCGCAAACGCGTGGCGCTCGCGCACGCTCTGCTCGCCCCCGCCGACCTGCTCATCTTGGACGAACCGACAAACCACTTGGACGCCGACACCGTCACTTGGCTGGAAAATTATCTTCAGCGTTTCACCGGCGCGGTTTTGCTCGTCACGCACGACCGCTATTTTCTTGACCGCGTCACCAACCGCATGATCGAGCTGGACGGGATTTCTTCAAAAACTTTTACCGGCGGTTATAGCAGCTATCTGCTTCAAAAACAGGAGCTTGAAGAACGCGAAGCCGTGATGGAAAAAAAGCGCAACGCTTTAATCAAAAACGAAATTGAATGGCTGCGCACCGGCTGCAAAGCTCGCACCACCAAGCAAAAAGCCCGCATAGAACGCGCCGAAGAAATGATGGCCGCGCCGAAAAAACAATCGCAAAAGGAATTGGATATCGATTTTAAGGCGGGACGCTTGGGCAAAAAAATCATTGAATTTCACAAAGTCTCGAAATCCTACGGCGAAAAAACGCTCGTCAAGGATTTTGAATATTTGCTGCAAAAAGGCGATAAACTCGGCATCATCGGCGCGAACGGCTCGGGCAAAACCACGCTGCTCGAAATGGTGATGGGAAAAATCGCGCCCGATAGCGGCCACATCGACACCGGCGAGACGGTTTGCATCGGCTATTACGACCAAGAAAGCCGCGACCTTGACGAGTCGAAGCGCGTGATTGAATACATCCGCGAGGAAGCTGAACACATCAAAGCCGGCGACGGCACGCTCATTTCTGCCGGAAAAATGCTCGAGCGATTTCTTTTCACACCGAACGCGCAATATAGCTACATCGGCACGCTCTCGGGCGGCGAGCGCCGGCGGCTTTACCTGCTTCGCCAATTGATGAAATCGCCGAATGTCCTCATCTTGGACGAGCCGACGAACGATTTGGACATTCCGACGCTCATCGCGCTGGAGGATTATTTGGACAGTTTTTCGGGCTGTCTGATTATCGTCAGCCACGACCGCTATTTTCTGGATAGAACCGTCGAGCATATTTTCGCATTTGAGGGCGAGGGAAAAATCAAAGAATATCCGGGCAATTATAGCCTTTACCTTGAACTCAAAGCGCGCCAAACGAGCGAGGAGAACGCAAAATCGGAGAAAAAAGAAAAGCCCAAAACCGCGCCGAAGCCAAACAACAACCCAAGAAAACTTTCCTATAAAGAAAAACGCGAGCTTGAGCAATTGGAAAAAGACATCGCCGCCGCCGAAGAGAGACAATCGGAAATCGAAACCGCGCTTGGCGAAGTCGGTAGCGATTTTGAAAAAATGCAAGCGCTCACGGAAGAACTCCATCAACTAACCGAAACCTTAGAACAAAAAATGGAACGCTGGGCGGAACTTGCGGAACTGGCTTAG